Proteins encoded in a region of the Oncorhynchus gorbuscha isolate QuinsamMale2020 ecotype Even-year unplaced genomic scaffold, OgorEven_v1.0 Un_scaffold_591, whole genome shotgun sequence genome:
- the LOC124018957 gene encoding centromere protein X-like, translating into MAESSAEITFKKETVSKLLSSFFKDERTKVGADAVLLMAEMLHVFVQEAAQRTIKQAEAEDCDRMDIEHFEKILPQLLLDF; encoded by the exons ATGGCGGAAAGCAGCGCGGAAATCACATTCAAAAAG gAGACGGTAAGCAAACTCCTGTCAAGCTTCTTCAAGGACGAGAGAACTAAAG TCGGTGCCGATGCTGTTCTCCTTATGGCAGAGATGCTACATGTGTTTGTTCAAG aagctgcacaaagaacgaTAAAACAGGCTGAGGCAGAGGACTGTGACAGAATGGACATAGAACACTTTGAGAAGATCCTGCCTCAACTG CTGTTGGATTTCTAG